A region of Fimbriimonadaceae bacterium DNA encodes the following proteins:
- the tag gene encoding DNA-3-methyladenine glycosylase 1, with the protein MADTPAFTSYCDYVANLPTDNRHRVYHDTAYGFPIEDDDLLFERLILEINQAGLSWDTILKKQESFREAYGGFRIPVVAAYGEEDRARLLSDAGIIRNRLKVNAAIENANRLLGLQREFGSFSAWLRNHHPLPKEEWVKLFKKTFVFTGGEIVGEFLMSTGYLPGSHVPHCPVYEQVRLAGAPWAQ; encoded by the coding sequence ATGGCGGATACACCGGCGTTTACCAGCTACTGCGACTACGTGGCAAATCTTCCGACCGACAACCGTCATCGGGTCTATCACGACACCGCGTACGGGTTCCCAATTGAGGATGACGACTTGCTGTTCGAGCGTCTGATACTCGAGATCAACCAAGCCGGCCTTTCATGGGACACGATCCTCAAGAAGCAGGAGTCTTTTCGCGAGGCCTATGGGGGGTTCCGCATTCCGGTCGTGGCGGCCTATGGAGAGGAGGATCGAGCTCGCCTGCTTTCCGATGCGGGCATTATCAGGAATCGCCTCAAGGTGAATGCGGCGATTGAGAACGCCAATCGCCTACTGGGCCTTCAGAGGGAGTTCGGCTCGTTCTCGGCTTGGTTGAGGAACCATCACCCGCTTCCAAAGGAGGAGTGGGTGAAGCTGTTCAAGAAGACTTTCGTGTTCACGGGCGGGGAGATTGTCGGGGAGTTCTTAATGAGCACCGGCTATTTGCCGGGGTCGCATGTGCCACATTGCCCGGTTTATGAGCAGGTTCGATTGGCAGGCGCGCCATGGGCTCAATGA
- the cyoE gene encoding Protoheme IX farnesyltransferase: MKSRQSANFKANLPIVARYAFDKRPDMAGEVVDTVFDIGYPFTSSVGSTSHRDTNPDGSVSTLAPSAGEEADDSPGIAPVRSESFGGVEWGNRLLSSKRFVSFSKALLVYTLLVILWGAFVRATGSGAGCGSHWPDCNGEVIPRTPSQETLIEFTHRATSGIFGLWVLVGVVFAFRAFPKGHQARTASVVVLGLGVAEALLGMMLVKMGWVADDDSVHRAIAMASHLATTFLLLAAITWMILAGNGLGRIRLTGNGALGAGMWVGLSATMLLGISGAVTALGGTLFPETNIAEAIQRDLSPTAHFLIRLRILHPMIAVSVGLLLVLLAGLAVHLRKDDRLRYAARWVVGIFIAEMALGLVNLLLHAPVGMQLVHLLMADLLWIAICATSLYVFRASKTDVAASEPLERRPVGDLIRAYVGLTKPRVVSLLLFTTVMAMFPAAGGWPGLGLFLAVLVGGYFAAGAANAINMVVEQDLDVKMERTSKRPIVSHVLSAQTALRFAFILASASFGILWWAANLMAAMLALAGLAFYVVIYTLLLKRRTWQNIVIGGAAGAFPPLVGWASVTGELTPLAWYLFAIIFVWTPVHFWALAILIKDDYAAAGVPMAPIAIGERATVVQIVFYGIVTAIVSILPVLQPGVGTIYLVGASLLNIGLIVRCLQLLRDTDRPQARSLFKYSMAYLAILFVIVALDWRAERSEPIEAQQRPAMTARLMNDSTNGYGQVAR; the protein is encoded by the coding sequence ATGAAATCGCGGCAATCCGCGAATTTTAAAGCAAATCTCCCCATAGTTGCCCGTTATGCGTTCGACAAGCGCCCGGATATGGCAGGTGAGGTTGTTGACACGGTTTTCGATATCGGATACCCTTTTACGTCGAGCGTGGGCAGCACATCGCATCGGGACACGAATCCCGACGGGTCTGTATCAACTCTTGCTCCGTCCGCCGGCGAGGAAGCTGACGATTCGCCTGGAATCGCGCCGGTTCGGTCGGAAAGTTTTGGCGGCGTCGAATGGGGAAATCGGCTGCTGTCCAGCAAGAGGTTTGTAAGCTTCTCCAAAGCCCTGCTTGTCTATACCCTTCTTGTCATTCTGTGGGGAGCGTTCGTCCGCGCCACCGGATCGGGGGCAGGCTGCGGCAGCCATTGGCCCGACTGCAACGGCGAAGTTATCCCTCGAACCCCATCGCAAGAAACTCTGATCGAATTCACCCACCGGGCGACGAGCGGCATCTTTGGACTTTGGGTGCTCGTCGGGGTGGTCTTCGCGTTCCGCGCATTCCCGAAAGGTCACCAGGCGAGAACCGCATCGGTTGTCGTGCTAGGGCTCGGCGTCGCTGAAGCCCTGCTCGGGATGATGCTGGTGAAAATGGGATGGGTGGCCGATGACGATTCCGTTCATCGTGCGATTGCGATGGCTTCGCACCTTGCCACCACGTTCCTCCTGCTGGCAGCGATTACCTGGATGATCCTTGCCGGCAACGGGTTGGGAAGGATACGGCTGACCGGAAACGGAGCGCTCGGTGCGGGGATGTGGGTCGGGCTATCGGCGACCATGCTGCTGGGGATCAGCGGCGCGGTGACGGCGCTCGGCGGCACCCTTTTTCCGGAAACCAACATTGCCGAAGCGATCCAGCGCGACCTTTCGCCAACGGCACACTTTCTCATCCGCCTCCGCATCCTGCATCCGATGATTGCGGTGTCAGTCGGACTGCTCCTTGTCCTCCTGGCCGGGCTGGCGGTTCACCTGCGGAAGGACGATCGCCTTCGATATGCCGCCCGCTGGGTAGTGGGCATCTTTATCGCCGAGATGGCGTTGGGGCTGGTCAACCTGCTGCTTCATGCGCCGGTTGGTATGCAGCTTGTCCACCTGCTGATGGCGGATCTGCTCTGGATCGCGATCTGCGCAACGTCGCTGTACGTGTTCCGAGCCAGCAAGACCGACGTGGCTGCGTCCGAGCCGCTCGAGCGCCGTCCGGTTGGCGACTTGATTCGAGCCTATGTGGGCTTGACGAAGCCGCGCGTAGTCAGCCTCCTGCTCTTCACCACGGTGATGGCGATGTTTCCGGCTGCCGGCGGCTGGCCCGGACTTGGCTTGTTCCTCGCTGTACTCGTCGGTGGCTACTTCGCAGCTGGCGCCGCTAACGCGATCAATATGGTCGTCGAACAGGATCTGGACGTGAAGATGGAGCGAACGTCCAAACGGCCGATCGTTTCGCACGTTCTTTCGGCGCAAACCGCCCTGCGGTTCGCCTTCATCCTGGCGTCGGCGTCCTTTGGCATCTTGTGGTGGGCGGCGAATCTCATGGCGGCGATGCTCGCCTTAGCGGGGCTCGCGTTTTACGTGGTCATCTATACGCTGCTGCTAAAGCGCCGGACGTGGCAGAACATCGTCATCGGCGGGGCAGCGGGAGCCTTCCCGCCTTTGGTGGGTTGGGCCTCAGTGACCGGCGAGCTCACACCACTGGCTTGGTACTTGTTCGCCATCATCTTCGTCTGGACTCCAGTGCATTTCTGGGCGCTGGCCATTCTGATCAAGGACGACTATGCAGCCGCAGGCGTGCCGATGGCGCCGATTGCGATCGGTGAACGGGCCACGGTGGTCCAGATCGTGTTTTACGGCATCGTTACGGCGATCGTATCGATCCTTCCCGTGCTGCAGCCAGGAGTTGGCACCATCTATTTGGTCGGCGCCAGTCTGCTCAACATAGGACTCATCGTGCGGTGCCTGCAGCTGCTGCGGGACACCGACCGCCCTCAAGCGAGGTCTCTTTTCAAATACTCGATGGCCTACTTGGCCATCCTCTTTGTCATCGTCGCATTGGATTGGCGTGCGGAGCGCTCGGAGCCGATCGAGGCTCAACAGCGGCCGGCGATGACGGCGAGGCTTATGAATGACTCAACCAACGGATACGGACAGGTAGCTCGGTAA
- the ubiG_1 gene encoding Ubiquinone biosynthesis O-methyltransferase: MQTDEYARLFEAENNYWWYVARRHCAATLLSRHTAPDATVLDLGCGTGALMTELSAKGMKPVGIDMSPQALGFSKSRGLPGLVLARGEAIPIKSDAVPAVIALDVYEHIQDDCAALAETFRILQPGGSLVLSVPAFRWLWGPHDVALMHYRRYSKKEILGKLSTAGFSIESASYAIFFLFPAVVLSRLIDRALNRNAEVRLPKVPAWANRWLIALQRLETRLLLSFPLPWGSSVVVVAKKPG, from the coding sequence GTGCAGACTGACGAGTACGCTCGCCTCTTCGAGGCCGAAAACAACTACTGGTGGTACGTGGCGCGCAGACACTGTGCGGCAACCTTGCTGAGCAGGCACACTGCTCCCGACGCAACGGTTCTCGACCTTGGCTGCGGCACCGGCGCCCTCATGACGGAATTGTCGGCGAAGGGAATGAAGCCGGTCGGCATCGACATGAGCCCGCAAGCGCTCGGATTCTCGAAAAGTCGGGGTCTTCCCGGCCTGGTTCTCGCACGAGGCGAGGCGATTCCGATCAAATCAGATGCCGTTCCAGCGGTTATCGCGCTCGACGTCTACGAGCATATCCAAGACGACTGCGCCGCCCTCGCCGAAACGTTCCGCATTCTCCAACCCGGTGGAAGCCTCGTCCTCAGCGTCCCCGCGTTCCGCTGGCTTTGGGGACCGCACGATGTCGCCCTGATGCATTACCGCCGTTACTCGAAGAAGGAGATTCTGGGAAAGTTATCCACAGCCGGCTTTTCAATCGAGTCGGCATCTTACGCCATATTCTTTCTTTTTCCTGCAGTCGTGCTCTCAAGGTTGATCGACCGTGCACTCAACCGGAACGCAGAAGTTAGGTTACCGAAGGTTCCCGCCTGGGCCAATCGCTGGCTGATTGCGCTGCAAAGGCTGGAAACCCGTCTTCTTCTCAGTTTTCCACTGCCATGGGGCAGCTCCGTGGTGGTTGTCGCCAAGAAGCCTGGGTAA
- the ctaC gene encoding cytochrome c oxidase subunit 2, with protein MNFQLAPEQASNFAAKHDAIFYTITALTIFFTLGVCIAVVLFAVLYRRGRKIDRSNPQHHNLKLELGWSIPPLILGVGIFFWSALVFVEEHKPPPDCTEIFVIGKQWMWHIQHANGVRENNTLHVPVGKPIKLIMISQDVIHAMYLPAMRVQYHVVPGRYTQIWFTPTKVGKYNLFCNMYCGTQHSKMGGFVYVMPDKDFEKWLANGGDDPKTNLTMAQQGKEIFDRMNCSNCHGTENSLRAPTLHGLFGRKRDFADGSSAIADNTYIRDSILNPYNKVVKGFEKIMPVNYGFTEDEIMKLTAYIRSLGVTQQATPAASNPTTVAKIDRIDGKGTTE; from the coding sequence ATGAACTTTCAACTTGCACCTGAACAAGCCTCCAACTTTGCGGCGAAGCACGACGCCATTTTCTACACGATTACGGCGCTGACGATCTTCTTCACCCTGGGTGTTTGCATTGCGGTCGTCTTGTTCGCAGTGCTTTACCGTCGAGGTCGGAAGATCGACCGCTCCAATCCGCAGCATCATAACCTGAAGCTGGAACTCGGATGGTCGATTCCGCCCCTGATTCTGGGTGTCGGCATCTTCTTCTGGAGCGCGCTGGTGTTTGTCGAAGAGCACAAGCCACCACCCGACTGCACCGAGATCTTCGTGATCGGCAAGCAGTGGATGTGGCATATCCAGCACGCCAACGGCGTCCGTGAAAACAACACGCTTCACGTGCCTGTGGGCAAGCCGATCAAGCTGATCATGATCTCGCAGGATGTGATCCATGCCATGTATCTGCCGGCGATGCGGGTTCAGTACCACGTCGTGCCGGGCCGTTACACGCAGATCTGGTTCACACCGACCAAGGTGGGTAAGTACAACTTGTTCTGCAACATGTACTGCGGTACCCAGCACAGCAAGATGGGCGGCTTCGTTTACGTCATGCCGGACAAGGACTTCGAGAAGTGGCTTGCCAACGGCGGAGACGATCCCAAGACGAACCTGACCATGGCTCAGCAGGGCAAAGAGATCTTCGACCGCATGAACTGTTCGAACTGCCACGGCACCGAAAACTCTCTGCGGGCGCCGACCCTCCACGGCCTGTTCGGCCGCAAGCGCGATTTTGCGGACGGCTCCAGTGCCATAGCCGACAACACTTATATCCGGGACTCGATTCTCAACCCTTACAACAAGGTCGTGAAGGGCTTCGAGAAGATCATGCCGGTGAACTACGGATTCACCGAAGACGAAATCATGAAACTGACGGCGTATATTCGGTCGCTGGGCGTAACCCAACAAGCGACGCCCGCTGCCTCCAACCCCACGACGGTGGCGAAGATCGATCGAATCGACGGTAAAGGAACCACTGAATGA
- the arnC gene encoding Undecaprenyl-phosphate 4-deoxy-4-formamido-L-arabinose transferase, which yields MIVPAYNEADRIVPSLTRMVEYFSGAPYSWTITVVSDGSTDDTAKLVAAFSDEEPRVSLIEYQPNRGKGFAVRTGMLQAPGAWKLLSDADLATPIEEVEKLFAAVEQDNPVAIGSRPLRESSLEIRQPFYREWLGRSFNFAVQSLGIRGIHDTQCGFKLFKGEIAEEIFQRVKLDGFGYDFEALMIARDLGYPIAEIPIRWRHQEGSKVRVVRDGLRMLRDLVRLRLWGKNKRLEPRAD from the coding sequence GTGATCGTCCCGGCCTATAACGAAGCCGACCGCATCGTTCCCAGCTTGACGCGCATGGTCGAGTACTTCTCTGGTGCGCCCTATAGCTGGACGATTACTGTTGTCAGCGACGGCAGCACCGATGACACCGCCAAACTGGTCGCCGCCTTCTCGGACGAGGAGCCGCGCGTCTCGCTGATCGAATACCAGCCGAACCGGGGAAAGGGGTTCGCGGTGAGAACCGGAATGCTCCAGGCTCCAGGAGCGTGGAAGCTGTTGTCCGATGCCGACCTCGCCACACCGATCGAGGAGGTTGAAAAGCTGTTCGCCGCCGTCGAACAGGATAACCCTGTGGCCATCGGATCCCGTCCGCTGCGAGAAAGCAGCCTCGAAATCCGGCAGCCCTTCTATCGCGAATGGCTTGGCCGCTCTTTCAACTTCGCCGTACAATCGCTTGGCATACGCGGCATTCATGACACTCAGTGCGGATTCAAGCTCTTCAAGGGTGAAATCGCCGAGGAGATCTTCCAGCGAGTCAAGCTCGATGGCTTCGGCTACGACTTTGAGGCCCTCATGATCGCCCGAGACCTCGGCTATCCAATCGCGGAAATCCCCATCCGTTGGCGGCACCAGGAGGGGTCCAAGGTCCGTGTCGTGAGGGATGGGCTGCGGATGCTTCGCGATCTCGTCAGGCTCCGGCTATGGGGAAAGAACAAGCGATTGGAGCCGCGTGCAGACTGA
- the mqnA gene encoding Chorismate dehydratase has translation MTSNALVRLVLREQYQVDPVCRLDLPDLDAMLSEADACVLIGDNGMRYTREDLHVLDLGEAWKKMTGFPFVWALWVGTKSLPADLSAWLRAARQYGEEWLDTIIADAAEETGFPSTTCDRYLRSVMRYDFGAEERKGLRKFARMLDAHGLLHTSAAPPSAVMA, from the coding sequence ATGACGAGCAACGCACTGGTTCGCCTCGTCCTCCGCGAACAGTATCAGGTCGATCCGGTATGCCGACTCGATCTTCCCGACCTTGATGCCATGCTCTCGGAGGCCGATGCCTGCGTCCTGATCGGCGACAACGGCATGCGCTACACCCGAGAGGATCTCCATGTGCTGGACTTGGGAGAGGCGTGGAAGAAAATGACCGGCTTCCCGTTTGTCTGGGCCTTGTGGGTTGGAACCAAGTCCTTGCCCGCCGACCTGTCGGCATGGCTGCGCGCTGCTCGCCAATACGGCGAAGAGTGGCTGGACACCATCATCGCGGATGCAGCCGAGGAAACGGGCTTTCCGAGCACCACATGCGACCGCTATCTGAGGTCCGTGATGCGATATGACTTCGGGGCGGAAGAGCGAAAGGGCCTTCGCAAATTTGCGCGGATGCTTGATGCCCACGGACTCCTCCATACAAGCGCGGCGCCACCCTCGGCAGTTATGGCTTAA